A stretch of the Zeugodacus cucurbitae isolate PBARC_wt_2022May chromosome 6, idZeuCucr1.2, whole genome shotgun sequence genome encodes the following:
- the LOC105219708 gene encoding uncharacterized protein LOC105219708 isoform X1: MSVTSANQLNGVSRVSPVILSPASCDTNAASADNTAQWEQNFEAKIKDLSPSEQEAVRRFWRSVVMRNAPRLFGEENGRLPAQLYAGNPAVASAAAAANVRNCNCCPYGYHIDLDFVRYCESLANARPSEEELQRRSRRRSRKSMEFMLGLDAMFEQWDAAARVQAVPEAPHESDSPDSPRLLPPPIPPAPTSASHATFCTSTPRPRSSSVPRYTYDSSSSAPRAESPYGTASSTCSSVRGAESDAPYSILRQRHKEHQSRRDAPETRAFLRDALDEVCSDFERTLERTSLRRKKAVSCNERDGSFSGGGGGNAGALNGQLYGYGVASDRNNNHQPTYAMKTDLPPAKLGNASWLRDNFTRNGYSCNGKRLCYGWERPAELQVDSCVAGNKSPRTQRYLAKAAAALPVHQKLSPAEQQYESYVQATVAANAKSPVEQLVPPPPPPRRHVPQPRQLLSPNNGEAELTDTDEIDQKPLQSDNAAPVSELTAPVSVVLPTSTNGAETSAAADAQTLFIIREQMALSLKRMKDLEEQVKSIPELQNELTQLRDEKQRLQQSLQRKEDELQRAREPPRPSSSPSPVTSTKNGSPVQFTPQRISPVSLESLGSRLRANSSSSERQLRTPTSFKRDVGTMCGLHTKRDIGVGSPVHMVRSVGTSPVQQLNSITETLYSQWELEEHTQLAITRYEEERALQQLKKMTHAGTQVQASRSVERGAQTTAEPKVLKSSVSVMVSPATRDAYVNCGPEMRTTACSEDNILDPLCDKCNIVKRSIACSTEDPGFIKVKSVSLKLLDSPEFLRSKTFSLGEHDRLGRIRKTTGTQYTPVSVNSAGCQTATTYVHAVGVQCMPEQRHAGVQSEVVCDTRHTDTRDLIQLCTTQTSTEEYIPPPPIVVEAPPKKEEKPAPPKPITRSTASNTDAPRTVDYGINTLPPAPIRHTAANTDAVRKRDIGCGDVVKPHISIACADNYCDSCKDAIKNLAKDFSKVLAPQSPPSPKLRPAAPIRSASMDSRIPLRKNVPPSPSPVRRTFQRQNTYTITTTPEKLATTKPTQSSLHEKPPSVAHFLPPESASETQSFITEPKTTAPNVGAKVTPPKANPSLTAPSSAANSRRTSDASQKNAETLDDSKDDETAPLQPSLDGLIVREEKRVSVSWSRDASPAPLKDGASPYRSLESSFNEKLRDATLETAATVLAEECEEKEDAGTEVDMSKGARRKTTTTTKSSHISRRQLGSVDKTVTTKNEPQTEQTEVQERPPSKALLQKLAMVEAEPRQKFVPPDEMLNALKTINNSLLKKIDAKSLSAASLKSSKLVIQQEWFRISSTEKANPHEVEDYLDCFEEMSVSLLEYCVNMVDANGNTAMHYAVSHGNFDVVSILLDSKVCNVNQMNNAGYTCVMLVSLAKLKNAAHRTVVQRLFQMADVNIRAKKHCQTALILAVSHGNKEMAELLLAAGADINIQDEDGSTALMCAADNGRTDLVKHLLSQPDCDSLLTDVDGATAFKIAWQAGHRDLGLLLYVHEQMLRSKQPNRGEATRVSLELPRGPKPT; this comes from the exons ATGAGCGTCACCAGCGCGAATCAATTAAATGGTGTCAGCCGTGTGTCACCGGTGATTTTATCGCCAGCGTCGTGTGACACTAACGCAGCGTCAGCAGACAACACAGCGCAGTGGGAACAGAATTTCGAGGcgaaaataaaagatttatcACCCAGCGAACAGGAGGCCGTCAGGCGCTTTTGGAG GTCGGTGGTGATGCGCAATGCACCGCGTCTTTTCGGCGAAGAAAATG GTCGTCTGCCGGCACAATTGTATGCCGGCAATCCGGCTGTGGCGTCTGCTGCTGCCGCGGCGAATGTGCGCAACTGCAATTGCTGTCCGTACGGTTACCACATCGATTTGGATTTTGTGCGCTACTGTGAATCGCTAGCCAATGCCAGGCCATCGGAGGAGGAGTTGCAGCGGCGCAGTCGGCGGCGCTCGCGCAAATCGATGGAATTCATGCTGGGCCTGGACGCAATGTTCGAGCAATGGGATGCCGCCGCACGGGTGCAGGCAGTGCCAGAG GCGCCGCACGAAAGTGACTCACCTGATTCGCCACGCCTGCTGCCGCCACCCATACCACCAGCGCCCACGTCCGCGTCACACGCCACATTCTGCACATCTACACCGCGTCCGCGCTCCTCCTCGGTACCGCGCTACACAtacgacagcagcagcagcgcgccGCGCGCGGAATCACCCTATGGCACAGCCTCATCGACGTGTTCTTCGGTGCGCGGTGCAGAGAGTGACGCGCCCTACAGCATACTACGTCAGCGACACAAGGAGCATCAATCAAGACGTGATGCGCCCGAAACGCGCGCCTTCCTGCGCGATGCGCTCGACGAGGTGTGCAGCGACTTTGAGCGCACGCTGGAGCGCACGTCGTTGCGCCGCAAGAAAGCGGTAAGCTGTAACGAGCGCGATGGCAGTTTTAGTGGCGGTGGCGGAGGCAATGCGGGTGCGTTGAATGGTCAATTATACGGTTATGGCGTAGCGAGCGATCGCAATAACAATCACCAGCCGACATATGCAATGAAGACGGATTTGCCACCGGCGAAATTGGGCAACGCGAGTTGGCTACGCGACAATTTCACGCGCAATGGCTACAGCTGTAATGGCAAGCGTTTGTGCTATGGCTGGGAGCGGCCCGCCGAACTGCAAGTTG ATTCCTGTGTAGCTGGCAATAAGTCGCCACGTACGCAGCGCTACCTGGCCAAGGCCGCTGCCGCGTTGCCCGTGCATCAGAAGCTCTCACCCGCCGAGCAGCAATATGAGTCATATGTGCAGGCGACAGTAGCGGCGAATGCCAAATCGCCGGTGGAACAGTTGGTgccgccaccaccgccgccgcgcCGACATGTGCCACAGCCACGTCAGCTGTTGAGTCCCAACAATGGCGAAGCGGAACTTACAGACACAGATGAGATCGACCAAAAGCCGTTGCAATCAGATAACGCAGCACCGGTGAGTGAACTCACAGCTCCAGTGTCTGTTGTCTTGCCCACATCCACGAATGGCGCGGAAACCAGCGCTGCGGCTGACGCGCAAACGCTGTTTATCATACGTGAGCAGATGGCTTTGAGTTTGAAACGTATGAAAGATCTGGAGGAGCAAGTCAAATCGATACCGGAACTTCAA AATGAACTGACGCAACTGCGCGATGAAAAACAGCGTCTGCAACAGTCACTGCAGCGTAAGGAAGATGAGCTGCAGCGCGCACGCGAACCGCCGCGCCCCTCGTCTTCACCGAGCCCAGTCACAAGCACGAAAAATGGTTCACCTGTACAGTTTACGCCACAACGCATTAGCCCGGTTTCACTGGAAAGCTTGGGTTCCCGATTGCGCGCCAACTCCAGCAGCTCAGAGCGCCAACTGCGCACACCGACCTCATTTAAGCGCGATGTGGGTACCATGTGCGGACTGCATACTAAGAGAGACATCGGCGTCGGCAGTCCAGTGCACATGGTTCGCAGCGTTGGTACGAGCCCGGTACAGCAGTTAAACAGCATCACCGAAACACTTTACTCGCAGTGGGAACTGGAAGAGCATACTCAATTGGCAATAACGCGTTACGAGGAAGAACGCGCGCTGCAGCAACTGAAGAAGATGACGCACGCCGGCACACAAGTGCAAGCGTCACGTAGTGTTGAAAGGGGTGCACAAACAACAGCAGAGCCAAAAGTGCTAAAGAGTTCAGTGAGCGTGATGGTGAGCCCGGCAACGCGAGATGCTTACGtgaattgtggtcctgaaatgCGTACCACAGCTTGCTCTGAGGATAACATACTGGATCCGTTGTGTGACAAATGTAATATTGTGAAGCGAAGCATTGCCTGTAGCACCGAAGACCCGGGCTTCATTAAAGTAAAGTCAGTATCATTGAAGCTACTCGATTCACCTGAATTTCTGCGTAGCAAGACATTCTCATTGGGCGAACATGATCGACTCGGGCGTATACGAAAGACCACAGGCACGCAATACACGCCAGTCTCGGTGAATAGTGCCGGCTGCCAAACCGCAACCACATACGTACACGCAGTCGGTGTACAGTGCATGCCCGAACAACGACACGCCGGCGTGCAAAGTGAGGTGGTGTGCGACACCCGACATACAGACACACGCGATTTAATACAGCTCTGTACCACACAAACCAGCACCGAAGAGTATATACCGCCGCCACCTATTGTCGTCGAGGCGCCACCCAAAAAGGAAGAAAAACCCGCGCCACCAAAACCAATAACGCGTTCAACTGCCAGCAATACCGACGCGCCACGCACTGTGGATTACGGTATAAATACCTTACCTCCTGCGCCCATACGTCATACCGCAGCTAACACAGATGCAGTGCGAAAACGTGACATCGGTTGCGGCGATGTTGTCAAACCACACATTTCGATTGCCTGCGCAGATAATTACTGTGATTCCTGCAAGGATGCGATTAAAAATTTGGCAAAAGACTTCTCGAAAGTGCTGGCGCCACAATCGCCACCATCACCAAAGCTACGCCCAGCGGCACCAATACGCAGTGCTTCTATGGACTCACGTATTCCACTACGTAAAAACGTGCCACCCAGTCCCAGTCCAGTGCGACGCACTTTTCAACGGCAGAACACATATACCATAACAACAACGCCGGAAAAATTGGCGACAACAAAGCCAACACAGAG TTCGTTGCACGAGAAACCGCCATCAGTTGCCCACTTTCTGCCACCGGAGTCAGCCAGTGAAACGCAGAGTTTCATTACAGAGCCCAAAACTACCGCGCCTAACGTCGGTGCCAAGGTTACGCCGCCTAAAGCGAACCCCTCTTTAACCGCTCCTTCCTCAGCCGCAAATTCACGCCGAACATCTGATGCCAGTCAAAAGAATGCTGAAACGCTTGACGATAGCAAAGACGATGAGACTGCACCACTGCAACCCAGTCTCGACGGTCTAATTGTGCGTGAAGAGAAACGTGTGAGTGTCAGCTGGTCTCGCGATGCATCACCAGCGCCGCTTAAAGATGGCGCTTCACCTTATCGCTCCTTGGAGAGCTCCTTCAATGAGAAGCTCAGAGATGCCACATTGGAAACTGCAGCGACAGTGTTGGCTGAGGAGTGTGAGGAAAAGGAGGACGCTGGAACGGAAGTTGATATGTCAAAGGGCGCACGTCGCAAGACGACAACCACAACGAAATCTAGTCATATCTCAAGAAGACAACTGGGTAGCGTCGACAAGACAGTAACAACGAAGAATGAGCCGCAGACAGAACAGACCGAAGTGCAGGAACGTCCACCATCGAAGGCGTTGCTGCAAAAGTTGGCAATGGTTGAGGCGGAGCCACGACAAAA ATTTGTTCCGCCTGATGAGATGCTGAACGCTTTGAAGACCATCAACAATTCGCTGTTAAAGAAAATCGACGCAAAGTCGCTGTCGGCGGCTAGCTTGAAGTCATCCAAATTGGTGATCCAACAGGAATGGTTCCGGATCTCGAGCACCGAGAAAGCGAATCCACACGAAGTAGAAGACTACTTGGATTGCTTCGAGGAGATGTCGGTGTCGCTGTTGGAGTACTGTGTTAATATGGTGGATGCTAAT GGCAACACAGCAATGCATTATGCGGTCTCGCATGGCAATTTTGACGTCGTATCCATATTACTCGATTCAAAGGTTTGCAATGTAAATCAAATGAATAACGCTGGATACACTTGTGTGATGCTCGTCTCATTGGCAAAGCTGAAAAACGCTGCGCATCGCACAGTCGTACAACGACTGTTCCAGATGGCCGATGTCAATATACGAGCCAAAAAG CACTGCCAGACCGCATTGATACTGGCTGTTTCCCATGGTAACAAAGAGATGGCGGAGCTGCTGCTGGCCGCCGGCGCGGACATCAACATACAGGACGAGGACGGTAGCACAGCGCTGATGTGTGCCGCCGACAATGGACGCACGGACCTGGTGAAGCATTTGTTGTCACAGCCTGACTGCGATTCGCTTTTAACGGATGTG GATGGCGCTACGGCTTTCAAAATCGCCTGGCAGGCTGGACATCGCGACCTCGGCTTGCTGCTGTACGTGCACGAGCAAATGCTGCGCAGCAAGCAGCCAAATCGCGGCGAGGCCACACGTGTCTCGCTGGAGTTACCGCGCGGCCCGAAGCCTACTTAA
- the LOC105219708 gene encoding uncharacterized protein LOC105219708 isoform X3, with amino-acid sequence MSVVMRNAPRLFGEENGRLPAQLYAGNPAVASAAAAANVRNCNCCPYGYHIDLDFVRYCESLANARPSEEELQRRSRRRSRKSMEFMLGLDAMFEQWDAAARVQAVPEAPHESDSPDSPRLLPPPIPPAPTSASHATFCTSTPRPRSSSVPRYTYDSSSSAPRAESPYGTASSTCSSVRGAESDAPYSILRQRHKEHQSRRDAPETRAFLRDALDEVCSDFERTLERTSLRRKKAVSCNERDGSFSGGGGGNAGALNGQLYGYGVASDRNNNHQPTYAMKTDLPPAKLGNASWLRDNFTRNGYSCNGKRLCYGWERPAELQVDSCVAGNKSPRTQRYLAKAAAALPVHQKLSPAEQQYESYVQATVAANAKSPVEQLVPPPPPPRRHVPQPRQLLSPNNGEAELTDTDEIDQKPLQSDNAAPVSELTAPVSVVLPTSTNGAETSAAADAQTLFIIREQMALSLKRMKDLEEQVKSIPELQNELTQLRDEKQRLQQSLQRKEDELQRAREPPRPSSSPSPVTSTKNGSPVQFTPQRISPVSLESLGSRLRANSSSSERQLRTPTSFKRDVGTMCGLHTKRDIGVGSPVHMVRSVGTSPVQQLNSITETLYSQWELEEHTQLAITRYEEERALQQLKKMTHAGTQVQASRSVERGAQTTAEPKVLKSSVSVMVSPATRDAYVNCGPEMRTTACSEDNILDPLCDKCNIVKRSIACSTEDPGFIKVKSVSLKLLDSPEFLRSKTFSLGEHDRLGRIRKTTGTQYTPVSVNSAGCQTATTYVHAVGVQCMPEQRHAGVQSEVVCDTRHTDTRDLIQLCTTQTSTEEYIPPPPIVVEAPPKKEEKPAPPKPITRSTASNTDAPRTVDYGINTLPPAPIRHTAANTDAVRKRDIGCGDVVKPHISIACADNYCDSCKDAIKNLAKDFSKVLAPQSPPSPKLRPAAPIRSASMDSRIPLRKNVPPSPSPVRRTFQRQNTYTITTTPEKLATTKPTQSSLHEKPPSVAHFLPPESASETQSFITEPKTTAPNVGAKVTPPKANPSLTAPSSAANSRRTSDASQKNAETLDDSKDDETAPLQPSLDGLIVREEKRVSVSWSRDASPAPLKDGASPYRSLESSFNEKLRDATLETAATVLAEECEEKEDAGTEVDMSKGARRKTTTTTKSSHISRRQLGSVDKTVTTKNEPQTEQTEVQERPPSKALLQKLAMVEAEPRQKFVPPDEMLNALKTINNSLLKKIDAKSLSAASLKSSKLVIQQEWFRISSTEKANPHEVEDYLDCFEEMSVSLLEYCVNMVDANGNTAMHYAVSHGNFDVVSILLDSKVCNVNQMNNAGYTCVMLVSLAKLKNAAHRTVVQRLFQMADVNIRAKKHCQTALILAVSHGNKEMAELLLAAGADINIQDEDGSTALMCAADNGRTDLVKHLLSQPDCDSLLTDVDGATAFKIAWQAGHRDLGLLLYVHEQMLRSKQPNRGEATRVSLELPRGPKPT; translated from the exons GTCGGTGGTGATGCGCAATGCACCGCGTCTTTTCGGCGAAGAAAATG GTCGTCTGCCGGCACAATTGTATGCCGGCAATCCGGCTGTGGCGTCTGCTGCTGCCGCGGCGAATGTGCGCAACTGCAATTGCTGTCCGTACGGTTACCACATCGATTTGGATTTTGTGCGCTACTGTGAATCGCTAGCCAATGCCAGGCCATCGGAGGAGGAGTTGCAGCGGCGCAGTCGGCGGCGCTCGCGCAAATCGATGGAATTCATGCTGGGCCTGGACGCAATGTTCGAGCAATGGGATGCCGCCGCACGGGTGCAGGCAGTGCCAGAG GCGCCGCACGAAAGTGACTCACCTGATTCGCCACGCCTGCTGCCGCCACCCATACCACCAGCGCCCACGTCCGCGTCACACGCCACATTCTGCACATCTACACCGCGTCCGCGCTCCTCCTCGGTACCGCGCTACACAtacgacagcagcagcagcgcgccGCGCGCGGAATCACCCTATGGCACAGCCTCATCGACGTGTTCTTCGGTGCGCGGTGCAGAGAGTGACGCGCCCTACAGCATACTACGTCAGCGACACAAGGAGCATCAATCAAGACGTGATGCGCCCGAAACGCGCGCCTTCCTGCGCGATGCGCTCGACGAGGTGTGCAGCGACTTTGAGCGCACGCTGGAGCGCACGTCGTTGCGCCGCAAGAAAGCGGTAAGCTGTAACGAGCGCGATGGCAGTTTTAGTGGCGGTGGCGGAGGCAATGCGGGTGCGTTGAATGGTCAATTATACGGTTATGGCGTAGCGAGCGATCGCAATAACAATCACCAGCCGACATATGCAATGAAGACGGATTTGCCACCGGCGAAATTGGGCAACGCGAGTTGGCTACGCGACAATTTCACGCGCAATGGCTACAGCTGTAATGGCAAGCGTTTGTGCTATGGCTGGGAGCGGCCCGCCGAACTGCAAGTTG ATTCCTGTGTAGCTGGCAATAAGTCGCCACGTACGCAGCGCTACCTGGCCAAGGCCGCTGCCGCGTTGCCCGTGCATCAGAAGCTCTCACCCGCCGAGCAGCAATATGAGTCATATGTGCAGGCGACAGTAGCGGCGAATGCCAAATCGCCGGTGGAACAGTTGGTgccgccaccaccgccgccgcgcCGACATGTGCCACAGCCACGTCAGCTGTTGAGTCCCAACAATGGCGAAGCGGAACTTACAGACACAGATGAGATCGACCAAAAGCCGTTGCAATCAGATAACGCAGCACCGGTGAGTGAACTCACAGCTCCAGTGTCTGTTGTCTTGCCCACATCCACGAATGGCGCGGAAACCAGCGCTGCGGCTGACGCGCAAACGCTGTTTATCATACGTGAGCAGATGGCTTTGAGTTTGAAACGTATGAAAGATCTGGAGGAGCAAGTCAAATCGATACCGGAACTTCAA AATGAACTGACGCAACTGCGCGATGAAAAACAGCGTCTGCAACAGTCACTGCAGCGTAAGGAAGATGAGCTGCAGCGCGCACGCGAACCGCCGCGCCCCTCGTCTTCACCGAGCCCAGTCACAAGCACGAAAAATGGTTCACCTGTACAGTTTACGCCACAACGCATTAGCCCGGTTTCACTGGAAAGCTTGGGTTCCCGATTGCGCGCCAACTCCAGCAGCTCAGAGCGCCAACTGCGCACACCGACCTCATTTAAGCGCGATGTGGGTACCATGTGCGGACTGCATACTAAGAGAGACATCGGCGTCGGCAGTCCAGTGCACATGGTTCGCAGCGTTGGTACGAGCCCGGTACAGCAGTTAAACAGCATCACCGAAACACTTTACTCGCAGTGGGAACTGGAAGAGCATACTCAATTGGCAATAACGCGTTACGAGGAAGAACGCGCGCTGCAGCAACTGAAGAAGATGACGCACGCCGGCACACAAGTGCAAGCGTCACGTAGTGTTGAAAGGGGTGCACAAACAACAGCAGAGCCAAAAGTGCTAAAGAGTTCAGTGAGCGTGATGGTGAGCCCGGCAACGCGAGATGCTTACGtgaattgtggtcctgaaatgCGTACCACAGCTTGCTCTGAGGATAACATACTGGATCCGTTGTGTGACAAATGTAATATTGTGAAGCGAAGCATTGCCTGTAGCACCGAAGACCCGGGCTTCATTAAAGTAAAGTCAGTATCATTGAAGCTACTCGATTCACCTGAATTTCTGCGTAGCAAGACATTCTCATTGGGCGAACATGATCGACTCGGGCGTATACGAAAGACCACAGGCACGCAATACACGCCAGTCTCGGTGAATAGTGCCGGCTGCCAAACCGCAACCACATACGTACACGCAGTCGGTGTACAGTGCATGCCCGAACAACGACACGCCGGCGTGCAAAGTGAGGTGGTGTGCGACACCCGACATACAGACACACGCGATTTAATACAGCTCTGTACCACACAAACCAGCACCGAAGAGTATATACCGCCGCCACCTATTGTCGTCGAGGCGCCACCCAAAAAGGAAGAAAAACCCGCGCCACCAAAACCAATAACGCGTTCAACTGCCAGCAATACCGACGCGCCACGCACTGTGGATTACGGTATAAATACCTTACCTCCTGCGCCCATACGTCATACCGCAGCTAACACAGATGCAGTGCGAAAACGTGACATCGGTTGCGGCGATGTTGTCAAACCACACATTTCGATTGCCTGCGCAGATAATTACTGTGATTCCTGCAAGGATGCGATTAAAAATTTGGCAAAAGACTTCTCGAAAGTGCTGGCGCCACAATCGCCACCATCACCAAAGCTACGCCCAGCGGCACCAATACGCAGTGCTTCTATGGACTCACGTATTCCACTACGTAAAAACGTGCCACCCAGTCCCAGTCCAGTGCGACGCACTTTTCAACGGCAGAACACATATACCATAACAACAACGCCGGAAAAATTGGCGACAACAAAGCCAACACAGAG TTCGTTGCACGAGAAACCGCCATCAGTTGCCCACTTTCTGCCACCGGAGTCAGCCAGTGAAACGCAGAGTTTCATTACAGAGCCCAAAACTACCGCGCCTAACGTCGGTGCCAAGGTTACGCCGCCTAAAGCGAACCCCTCTTTAACCGCTCCTTCCTCAGCCGCAAATTCACGCCGAACATCTGATGCCAGTCAAAAGAATGCTGAAACGCTTGACGATAGCAAAGACGATGAGACTGCACCACTGCAACCCAGTCTCGACGGTCTAATTGTGCGTGAAGAGAAACGTGTGAGTGTCAGCTGGTCTCGCGATGCATCACCAGCGCCGCTTAAAGATGGCGCTTCACCTTATCGCTCCTTGGAGAGCTCCTTCAATGAGAAGCTCAGAGATGCCACATTGGAAACTGCAGCGACAGTGTTGGCTGAGGAGTGTGAGGAAAAGGAGGACGCTGGAACGGAAGTTGATATGTCAAAGGGCGCACGTCGCAAGACGACAACCACAACGAAATCTAGTCATATCTCAAGAAGACAACTGGGTAGCGTCGACAAGACAGTAACAACGAAGAATGAGCCGCAGACAGAACAGACCGAAGTGCAGGAACGTCCACCATCGAAGGCGTTGCTGCAAAAGTTGGCAATGGTTGAGGCGGAGCCACGACAAAA ATTTGTTCCGCCTGATGAGATGCTGAACGCTTTGAAGACCATCAACAATTCGCTGTTAAAGAAAATCGACGCAAAGTCGCTGTCGGCGGCTAGCTTGAAGTCATCCAAATTGGTGATCCAACAGGAATGGTTCCGGATCTCGAGCACCGAGAAAGCGAATCCACACGAAGTAGAAGACTACTTGGATTGCTTCGAGGAGATGTCGGTGTCGCTGTTGGAGTACTGTGTTAATATGGTGGATGCTAAT GGCAACACAGCAATGCATTATGCGGTCTCGCATGGCAATTTTGACGTCGTATCCATATTACTCGATTCAAAGGTTTGCAATGTAAATCAAATGAATAACGCTGGATACACTTGTGTGATGCTCGTCTCATTGGCAAAGCTGAAAAACGCTGCGCATCGCACAGTCGTACAACGACTGTTCCAGATGGCCGATGTCAATATACGAGCCAAAAAG CACTGCCAGACCGCATTGATACTGGCTGTTTCCCATGGTAACAAAGAGATGGCGGAGCTGCTGCTGGCCGCCGGCGCGGACATCAACATACAGGACGAGGACGGTAGCACAGCGCTGATGTGTGCCGCCGACAATGGACGCACGGACCTGGTGAAGCATTTGTTGTCACAGCCTGACTGCGATTCGCTTTTAACGGATGTG GATGGCGCTACGGCTTTCAAAATCGCCTGGCAGGCTGGACATCGCGACCTCGGCTTGCTGCTGTACGTGCACGAGCAAATGCTGCGCAGCAAGCAGCCAAATCGCGGCGAGGCCACACGTGTCTCGCTGGAGTTACCGCGCGGCCCGAAGCCTACTTAA